In Zhaonella formicivorans, one DNA window encodes the following:
- a CDS encoding glutamate-5-semialdehyde dehydrogenase: MIKELIYAQGKKAKEAARVLATAPEGKKNEALLAMAKALREKERLIVDANQQDLAEGEKKGLSKALLDRLLLNSKRIAEMAQGLEAIAALPDPVGEVVSMWTRPNGLQIGKMRVPLGVIGIIYESRPNVTVDAAGLCLKTGNAVILRGGSEAFRSNKAIASILREAVAAVGLPENAVQLVETTDREAVDVMLKMNQYLDVLIPRGGAGLIQNVVQNATVPVIETGVGNCHVYVDQGADLEMAKEIVINAKTQRPGVCNAMETLLVHAEEADKFLPALAKELLERGVELRGCPRTKALIAEALEATEDDWYTEFLDLILAIRIVDSMEEAIEHIAKYGTKHSEAIITKDYARARQFVQQVDAAAVYVNASTRFTDGYQFGFGAEIGISTQKLHARGPMGPVELTTFKYIIYGDGQIRT, from the coding sequence ATGATCAAGGAGCTTATCTACGCGCAGGGAAAAAAGGCGAAAGAGGCGGCCAGAGTGCTGGCCACTGCTCCGGAAGGTAAAAAGAACGAGGCGCTGTTAGCTATGGCTAAGGCCCTGCGGGAAAAGGAAAGACTGATTGTGGACGCTAACCAACAGGATTTAGCAGAAGGAGAGAAAAAAGGCCTCAGTAAGGCGCTGTTAGACCGGCTGCTTTTAAACAGCAAAAGAATTGCTGAAATGGCCCAGGGGCTGGAGGCAATTGCCGCTTTGCCAGACCCGGTGGGTGAAGTGGTTTCCATGTGGACCCGGCCAAACGGGCTGCAGATTGGCAAAATGCGGGTGCCTTTAGGCGTAATTGGCATAATTTATGAATCAAGGCCCAATGTTACTGTGGACGCAGCAGGTTTATGCTTAAAGACCGGCAATGCGGTCATTCTGCGGGGAGGCTCTGAGGCTTTCCGTTCCAATAAAGCTATTGCGTCCATTCTAAGGGAAGCGGTGGCTGCGGTGGGCTTGCCGGAAAATGCCGTGCAGCTGGTGGAGACTACCGATAGGGAAGCTGTGGACGTAATGTTAAAAATGAACCAGTATCTGGATGTTCTGATTCCCCGGGGCGGCGCCGGTCTGATTCAAAATGTGGTCCAAAACGCCACTGTTCCGGTAATTGAAACCGGGGTGGGCAATTGTCATGTCTATGTTGACCAGGGCGCGGATTTGGAAATGGCTAAAGAGATTGTGATCAACGCCAAAACCCAGCGTCCCGGTGTATGTAATGCTATGGAAACTTTGCTGGTGCATGCGGAGGAGGCAGACAAATTTTTACCTGCACTGGCTAAAGAACTCCTGGAACGTGGGGTAGAACTGCGGGGCTGCCCCAGGACAAAAGCTTTGATTGCTGAAGCTTTGGAAGCCACGGAAGACGACTGGTACACGGAATTTTTAGATTTGATTTTAGCAATCAGGATAGTGGACAGCATGGAAGAAGCAATTGAGCATATTGCCAAATACGGCACCAAACACTCGGAAGCAATTATCACCAAAGATTATGCCCGGGCCAGACAGTTTGTGCAGCAAGTGGACGCTGCGGCGGTTTATGTCAATGCTTCCACCAGGTTTACTGACGGCTACCAGTTCGGGTTCGGTGCGGAGATAGGCATCAGCACCCAAAAGCTTCACGCCCGCGGCCCTATGGGACCTGTTGAGCTGACAACTTTTAAGTACATCATTTACGGTGACGGACAGATTAGAACATAA
- the proB gene encoding glutamate 5-kinase, with translation MNSVQHHEIFKNAARIVVKVGTSSLAHNTGKLNLLQLEKLVRELADLRNQGKQVILVTSGAVGAGVGKLGLKCKPKTMPEKQAAAAVGQGVLLHMYEKIFAEYGQVVGQVLLTREDLADRKRYLNARHTLMALLQYGVLPIVNENDTVAVEEIRLGDNDTLSALVAGLVDADLLVLLSDIEGLYNGNPKTNPEACLIPVIEEITPEVEALAGGAGTSLGTGGMGTKLQAAKIAMNSGIPMVIAHGAKPGILQQIVTGEFTGTLFVPREARLHTKKRWIAFGSGIQGKITVDAGAQKAVVDDGKSLLPIGITAVEGNFEVGNVVSIHGPSGGEFARGIVNYASWEIEKIKGKNTSEILGILGHKDYDEVIHRDNLAIKL, from the coding sequence TTGAATAGTGTACAGCACCATGAGATTTTTAAAAATGCCGCAAGGATTGTGGTTAAAGTAGGGACCAGTTCCTTGGCCCATAATACGGGAAAGTTAAACCTATTGCAGTTGGAAAAGCTGGTCCGGGAATTGGCCGATTTGCGCAACCAAGGCAAACAGGTGATCTTAGTGACTTCCGGGGCAGTGGGAGCCGGCGTTGGCAAGCTGGGGTTAAAATGCAAGCCTAAAACCATGCCGGAAAAGCAGGCAGCTGCCGCAGTGGGCCAAGGTGTGCTGCTGCATATGTACGAGAAGATTTTTGCAGAATACGGCCAGGTGGTAGGACAGGTACTCTTAACCAGGGAGGATCTGGCTGATCGCAAGAGATACCTGAACGCCCGGCATACTTTGATGGCGCTATTGCAGTACGGGGTACTGCCCATTGTCAACGAAAACGATACGGTCGCTGTAGAAGAAATCCGGCTGGGAGATAATGACACCCTGTCTGCTTTGGTAGCAGGTTTGGTGGATGCCGATTTGCTTGTCTTATTATCGGATATAGAAGGTTTGTATAACGGAAATCCCAAGACGAACCCTGAAGCATGTCTCATTCCGGTTATCGAAGAAATCACGCCTGAGGTTGAGGCTTTGGCCGGGGGAGCCGGTACAAGCCTTGGTACCGGGGGAATGGGCACCAAATTACAGGCAGCCAAAATTGCTATGAACTCAGGAATTCCCATGGTGATTGCCCATGGGGCTAAGCCGGGAATTTTACAGCAGATAGTTACAGGAGAGTTTACAGGAACTTTATTTGTCCCCAGAGAGGCACGCTTGCATACCAAGAAGCGCTGGATTGCATTTGGCTCCGGCATTCAGGGGAAAATCACCGTAGATGCCGGAGCCCAGAAAGCGGTGGTAGATGACGGCAAAAGTCTTTTGCCTATCGGTATTACCGCAGTGGAAGGCAATTTTGAGGTGGGCAACGTAGTCAGCATCCATGGACCTTCGGGCGGGGAATTTGCCCGGGGCATTGTTAACTATGCATCCTGGGAAATTGAAAAGATCAAGGGTAAAAATACCTCGGAAATTCTGGGGATTCTGGGACATAAGGACTACGATGAAGTCATCCACCGGGATAATCTGGCAATAAAGTTATAA
- the yhbY gene encoding ribosome assembly RNA-binding protein YhbY, translating into MLTGKQKRFLRAMGNEIEPIIQVGKGGVNDNVVKQVDEALEARELIKVRVLQNCLEEPEDVAEALAEETKAELVQVIGRNMLLYRESSEKPRIELP; encoded by the coding sequence ATGCTGACAGGAAAACAAAAAAGGTTTTTAAGAGCCATGGGCAATGAAATTGAGCCTATTATCCAGGTAGGCAAGGGTGGCGTTAACGATAATGTGGTCAAGCAGGTGGATGAAGCTCTGGAGGCCAGGGAGCTAATCAAAGTCCGCGTGCTGCAAAATTGCCTGGAGGAACCGGAAGATGTTGCAGAAGCCCTGGCTGAAGAGACTAAAGCTGAGTTGGTACAGGTTATAGGCAGGAATATGCTCCTTTACAGGGAGTCCAGCGAAAAACCAAGAATTGAGTTGCCATAA
- a CDS encoding nucleotidyltransferase family protein — protein sequence MMFGLKEQIIESIKDVLSRNPAVVRAVIFGSRARGDYKYNSDIDLAIYCEGRLPSGLWLDLDGAAGIYKIDVIDMNSPLEENFRQRIEEQGVEIYRRE from the coding sequence ATGATGTTTGGATTGAAAGAACAAATAATAGAATCCATCAAGGATGTTTTATCGAGAAATCCGGCGGTAGTCCGGGCGGTCATTTTCGGTTCCCGTGCCCGGGGAGATTATAAATACAATTCTGATATCGACCTTGCTATCTACTGTGAGGGGAGATTGCCTTCCGGGCTATGGCTTGACCTGGATGGGGCGGCAGGAATATATAAAATTGATGTCATCGATATGAACAGCCCTTTGGAGGAAAATTTTCGCCAAAGGATCGAGGAGCAGGGTGTGGAAATTTACCGGCGAGAATAG
- a CDS encoding nucleotidyltransferase substrate binding protein gives MTMEQVIEKLRNYKQALARLEEALAVNEPDQFVHDAAIKRFEFTYELAWKLLKVLIEYKGGEDVRFPRDIFKEAYSKGVLENGEIWLDMLNDRNLSSHTYNQERALEIFGRVKNRYLAELIRLAETIEGELGK, from the coding sequence ATGACCATGGAGCAGGTAATAGAAAAGTTGAGAAATTATAAGCAGGCTTTGGCAAGACTTGAGGAAGCTTTGGCAGTAAATGAGCCGGACCAGTTTGTACACGATGCTGCAATTAAGAGGTTTGAGTTTACTTATGAACTGGCTTGGAAACTATTGAAAGTTTTAATTGAATATAAAGGTGGAGAGGATGTGCGTTTCCCAAGGGATATATTTAAAGAGGCTTATTCTAAAGGGGTGCTTGAAAACGGAGAAATTTGGCTGGATATGCTTAATGACAGGAATCTCTCCAGCCACACGTATAACCAGGAAAGGGCATTGGAGATTTTTGGTCGGGTCAAAAATAGATATTTAGCTGAATTAATCCGGCTGGCGGAAACTATTGAGGGAGAACTTGGCAAATGA